One genomic segment of Devosia sp. includes these proteins:
- a CDS encoding VOC family protein, whose protein sequence is MLIGFEHVGMTVSDMDRAIDFYCGLLGLTLRYRKRNAGGEVAFVDAGGGMLEMVAPDNEVGRFRDVPTSEAGLRHVTLAYDNVDEMIALLQAKGVEIAERPRDAHNKAMISRVAFVRDPDGVLVELIERAADR, encoded by the coding sequence ATGCTGATCGGCTTTGAACATGTCGGCATGACCGTCTCGGACATGGACCGGGCAATCGACTTCTATTGTGGCCTTCTCGGGCTGACCCTGCGCTATCGGAAGCGCAATGCCGGTGGCGAAGTCGCCTTTGTCGATGCGGGCGGCGGTATGCTGGAAATGGTGGCACCCGACAATGAAGTCGGCCGTTTCCGCGACGTCCCCACGTCCGAGGCCGGCCTGCGGCATGTGACGCTGGCCTATGACAATGTGGACGAGATGATCGCCCTGCTTCAGGCAAAGGGCGTGGAAATCGCCGAGCGCCCCAGGGACGCCCATAACAAAGCGATGATCAGCCGCGTGGCCTTTGTCCGCGACCCCGACGGGGTGCTCGTCGAGCTCATCGAGCGGGCTGCGGACCGTTAG